From the Xylocopa sonorina isolate GNS202 chromosome 9, iyXylSono1_principal, whole genome shotgun sequence genome, the window ATTTCATTTAGAAAATCAGTGAATTATCTGATTTATCATTTGTTTTACATACTAATAGGAAAGCAGGAAAATCCTTGTTTGATGTAATATAATGTAAAAAAAGTTCTTAATTATCTTTTACATAAAACCACATGGGTTCTTGTATGTTATTCTACCTATTTCTATAAAATAAAACACATTAACCGAAATGTAATTATAAAAGCAGATTTGAATAAGTTTTCGTATCGAAGACGAGATGTTATATAGACAAGATGTTATTTGGCAAGAgcaaatatataatttttaccCACGTATTTTTCAGGATACTATAGAATTATTTTGTATTAAAAAATTATCATTTCGATTGATTGAATTCAAATGGGTTTTTGAGAACAGAAGTTTGCTTTATTGCACAGTCGGTATTTCAGTTCGTAAGACGCGAAATTCCACGCGGTCATATATCTATCCTACTCTTCGTCTGTGCTGTAAATAAGAAGGGAAAATCAACATGGCCTAACCCATTCGTAATTACTATGTTGACTGGATAACCTCTCGTGTTGTTTTTGTCTTAAAAATTTAAGTTTTAAACAACTGTGTTCAAGATATGATTTCCTCTAGTGTTCTCCGAACTATCAGAAGTTTTTCAACAACTACTGATAAGATTGCTAACCTTGTTAAAGTAAGTATAGATGCACTACTATTTCTAATCTTAAATTATGAAATATATGTAATATGTATAATTGTCACTAATTATACATCGAAATCATAGATTATCGAGTAAATTAAAGTATGTAATATAAGTAAAAGTTGTACTGTAAGAAAGTAATTACTTAAAAGAAAGTAATGTAAAAACATTACCTTAAAATGTACCTAAACGACTATTGTGATTTGTGATTTTTACAGAAAAACAAGGTAGTGGTATTCATGAAAGGTGTTCCAGACAGCCCTAAGTGTGGTTTTAGTAATGCTGTTGTACAGATACTAAGGATGCACGATGTTAAGTATGATGCCCATGATGTTCTTGAAAATGAAGAACTTAGACAAGGTAATTCCTGTAATCAAAAAATAATTCCTTCTGTAATTCTTCAAAGTACAAATATTAGATCAATTAGAAATGAATTTTAGAACAAGCAACGCTACTATTACCAAGCGTTATTATAGTCACTTTTGTGTAGGTATTAAGGATTTTTCCAATTGGCCCACTATACCGCAAGTATTCATAGATGGACAATTTGTGGGTGGATGTGACATACTTCTAGAAATGCACAGAAATGGAGAGCTGGTAGAAGAATTAAAGAAAGTAGGTATCTCAAGTGCCCTCTTACAGAAGGAGGAATCCGAGGAAAAAAAATCCAAAGATTAACTATGACTATAGGTTGTAAGAATATAGTATATCTGTaacttctaaataaaactattgTTCCTTGATGGTTGTTGAGTTTTGTTACAATAAAATTGAATTgagtttttttctctttcttttattattgATATTATCCCATTATATAACTTGATGTCCAAGAAAGAGTCTTACAAAGGTTTTGACATAAAGTAAAATTATGAAAAAGAAAAAGCTTCTCCATTATTAAATAATCTAAATTAATgtttttatattaatattatttttaggatataatgttttattatgtttcatgatattagcAAGTTATCCCTTATAATAAGAGAACATATCACACTATAAAGAAGTaacgaaaagaataaaaatttcttatatattatttaaataaattattttttcttAAAGTTTGTTATGTGATTGTATTTATTGCACCCTTTTGCTTCTATAATATATTTCCAATATTCATATTTGAGGGTGATTATCATCcttttagaggggatgatcgtCGATAAAAAGACACATGTGTAATAGTGATTTAATACATTTTGTTATAGTTGAAAATTTTAGTCTATTTTTCATACCgttcaatgtttcaaatacaCGAAGACCCAAAACTAAAATCACATAACGAAGAGAATCAAAGGCAATACGAAATAATAAAACAATTATGGATTTTTGGTGATTTTTGCGGAGACTAGGTGTCTAAGCGTACGTAAAAGTCCATTTGGCAATCAGCCAATCGAGGTTCCAAGTGTGTCTTTTGCTCGACGAGATGGCTGAAGATCGCGCGTAATTAATTTCATAGAAGCAATTCTTTCGGTTTATGCACGGATGCACTCGTATCCTTCGAATGATGCTCGAATTTCGCTTAAATAGTCGACAGAGTGTGAAGACATCGCGCAAATAACACTTTTATTTTAGTTTGTCTCCTAATCTGAGCAGATTATTGATTATATTCATATTATTCCATAGCAAATGTAAGAGTAAATGAGATATTCTTGTCGAAATATTTTCACGCAAGATAGGTGAAAGTAATATTGGAAAATTGTTCATAATGAAAACAAGATTTAACtgtaaattataaattaaatattaagaCGAACTTATTGTTCTGTGCTATTTCTTTTTGTAATTAGtcaatatatttaaaataaatattttcgcgTTCCTTTTGTTGTATTACGTATATTTTAAGGTATATTTGAAAATGTTGATTGTTGCATTGCCTATTTCAAAAGAACTAAATATAAATAATCTTATTTAGAACATATTTAAAATAGAACATACCTATAAATTACTCTGGTACGTATCGAAGTTGTTATTTTCGTAATGAAACTTGCTTGAGCAATGATTTGATGAAGCGAGACATGAAGAAAAGCGTCTTAATCGAAGCATGAGTTAAACATCATCAACCTCAGGATTATCTTTTCCCTTGGCTCTGTAAAAAAAGACAGAAAAATGAGAAGTAGGAAGAAATCTAAgagaaaaacgaggaaggaagagaaagagagagaaagaggtagAGTAAAGAAGGGGATACATAATGATAGGGTGGTATGTCATTAACGAGGACGAGACTCTGGTTCTTGACAACGAAGGGAGCATTGATATTCGCGGCACGATCGCTGTACGCCGTTTTATTTCGCATTTTCCGGGGAACGAGGCCTCGGCGCGACTCGTCATTTGGTATTCCATTAATTAATTTTAGGGCCTCGAGAGCTAGCGGGTCGCGGCTCGCAATTAGCGTTAGAAAATCAAAGTGTACACGTGTGCGACAGttactcgtgcaaatattctgtTGGTGTACACGAAACCAGGGCCATCGCATATACTTGTTTCATTTTACAGTGTCACGGTGATATTTAACTCTCTTATCGCCCTGTAATATATTTGCTTACATTATATAATATTTGCTTACCGTTGCCAGAGAAATATTAGGTTTAACGACAGAAGCAATTAGAGTGAAGGtttaaaagtacgaattatctTCTATTTTTTATATTAGAACTATCTATGATTAAAGCATATTTATTTGTACCAAAGAAATAGAAATGTATACGAAAAGTAGCAAAGCCTCCTCTCAATTTTGTACACAGGATCGTGGAAGATCGTTACAAATGCACCGTAGTAAATTTGTAAAATATACACGAGATAAACCATTGAACCCATTTTTACTACTTTGATAGTTTTAATATTGTAAGAACAATATAAAAGCTAAAAAAAGAATGAATTTCGAAGTGCATTTTAGTAATAAAAAGACGGTATAAAAAGCATGGAGTGATAGGAGCAACAAGCGGCATCATAAAAATGAATATCTTATGATTTCATAGTGCAAATGGTTCAAGTGGAGCGATAAACTATGTAGCATAGTAATTATGAGGGGGTTGTAAGTGATGCGGTCTGGCAAATAGGGTGGCCGACGAGGTGGCGCCCTCCTTTCGACAAGTTCGATCGAACCAACCCTCTCTCATTGTCAGCTTCTTCCTTTCTCATCTTTCTTTTTAGTTCTGTGTATTCTTTTTTTGCCGACGATTACCACTGCAAACATTATCTATACACGACTATGGACTACGAATGGTTGAAACAGTTAGAAGTACACCGTGGTCCACAGTATCATAATATTTGTGGATTCTCCCTTATCTGTGGTTCTACCACCACGTATTTACCTCATTTCTTCAAAAATAATCCAATTATATGGACCAccctatataattttatatttttttctagTTCCTtcgcaataatattcattcttaaAACTTCTGAGCCTTGATTCATTAAGCGAAATTCTAAGAGGGTGGCTATCGATTTCACAatctttttttatatatttctgcTAAAAATGTTTTTTGAAGAAAATTTTATATAAACCTCAGGAAATAGTAAAAATTACTATAATGCCACGAACTGATACGAAAAGGAAAGCTTGAATTTATGCAATGTAAACGTTTTGGATGTATGGGTTCGATGAACCACTCTCTTAGTTCTATTTAAGGGTAGCGAGGTCACTCTTTTGGCCATGAAAGAAGTAAttttttcctttcaaaatatgATTAACCAAGTGTTCTTGAGAATCCATTCAACGGATAAAAGTTCTCAGCATTCTACATTTTCGTCATCAACCACCTATATTCCGTCAACAAAAAAGTCTACCACAATGCAACGAGGAAGCACGGAAGAAAACGTAATTAAGGTAGCACGTTTCACGGAAGTAGTCCTCAAAGTCGAGCAACTTTGTGGCCGTACATCGTTGAAGTAATTAAAAGGCCGTTGGTTAAGACTGTAAACAGCTTGGCCGGAAATTCGCGGATAACGAGATGCCTCTAGCGCTGGTCCGTCTCGCATCTCGCATATACACGTACGTTACATCCGTACATATACTGTTTCCCCATTAATTTCATTTCTAACTCTAAAGGCGGCTGCCCACAGaaaatttgtaacgatcaattttACTACCCTAACTATTGACCATCTTATCAAAAAAAAATTAGGGggttaccttttttttttaccttggAGTTCTACCAGGGTGAAGAGATCTTGTACTTGGGTCTCTTGAGTAACAGGTATGGCTCACATACGAACACTGCAAAGTTGCAGCACCCTCTATTTCCATTTGATATGGTGGACGAAATTTAATCTAAGGACTCTTCTTTTTCTTGTATTCTTCCTTTCTACTTGTGCAATATATACTACTTAAGTGTAATATCTGTAGCCATGGCAATTCCTCCGCTTGCCAAAATAGGTAAAAGCACCATCTTTTTCGGTGGAATTATAGATTTCCCAGTTCCAGTTTCGTGCTGTTTCGCTCCAGTATGCATACCTACAAGAAGCTACTTACAAAGGCTATCAGGGTGGGCCAATTCTCTCTCAAAGATTCCACTCCTCACACCTGTGCAGCTGAAATGCAAAAAAAAAGTTAATCTCCCAATTTTTTTATGTGGACAACCGACTTTAGGGTCAAAAATGAAACTAACCCTTCGAGCGCTATGATTGCATATATAGGTTCTCAAACTATCATTCAATCTGGGCTATGAACGCATAGCATAACTCAGCGCTCAAAGGGTTGAATCCAATAGACTGCTAGTCCATTTAAATTAATCCATAAACGTCGAACCAACATATTCTTTATAGTATTAGCTTGCAATTAAACACGTGagatttttcatattttttattttcgtcGGGAATTTTGAAATTAACCCTTTGCCTTGCTATTTTCTCCATAACTTTACGTATAGCGTTAGATATTCATTGTTTCAATACTGCATCAAGTCCGAAACATGAAATTTTATTTACTAATCAAGTAATCttatcatttaaaattataagtaaaattaaaattaaacttCATTACGAGTGTAGAGATGATGTATAATTGCCTGCGTCATGGATGTAACTCGCGGTCAGAAGGCAAGGGGTTAAGAcaaaataattatattataattttgTGGGATGCATTCGTCGTTTGAACGTTTCCACCTCGTTGCTAGTTCTACTAAAGCAAGATATCCCGGTGACGTAAAGGAATGTAGGTCAGCAGGGGATCCACGTGGCAGAGAACGTGGTACGGTGGCGAAAAACATTTCCATCGTTCACACCTATTAGAATTACTAAAGC encodes:
- the Grx5 gene encoding glutaredoxin 5, translated to MISSSVLRTIRSFSTTTDKIANLVKKNKVVVFMKGVPDSPKCGFSNAVVQILRMHDVKYDAHDVLENEELRQGIKDFSNWPTIPQVFIDGQFVGGCDILLEMHRNGELVEELKKVGISSALLQKEESEEKKSKD